The following are from one region of the Stigmatella ashevillena genome:
- a CDS encoding LacI family DNA-binding transcriptional regulator: MVSGAHTERRTQEPEGRTAVMADVAKLAEVSLQTVSRVLHDSPNVSDDTRKRVLKAIQQLNYRPNVAAQALVTGRSRTLGVVSFDTALYGPASTLLGIQEAAHDAGYAVSIASLRSMKRASLFEAVQRLRGQGVEGVVIIAPQKSAVEALRRLPPGVPMVAVEGGPDHSVPVVAVDQFGGAMAATRHLLELGHRAIWHIAGPADWLEAEQRADGWRSALKDAGIRPPTLLRGDWSARSGYELGRQLLQKPEVTAVFVANDQMALGLLRRLHEAGREAPRQLSIVGFDDIPEAAYFTPPLTTIRQDFAEVGRRCLHLLLGQLESPARPWEHVEVPAQFVLRESTAALRSR; this comes from the coding sequence ATGGTGAGTGGTGCTCACACGGAGCGCAGGACCCAAGAACCCGAGGGCCGCACGGCCGTAATGGCAGACGTCGCGAAGCTGGCCGAGGTGTCCCTCCAGACCGTTTCCCGTGTTCTACATGACAGTCCCAATGTGAGTGATGACACGCGCAAGCGCGTCCTCAAAGCCATACAACAGCTCAATTACCGGCCCAACGTGGCGGCACAGGCGCTGGTCACGGGGCGGTCGCGGACGCTCGGCGTCGTCAGCTTCGACACCGCGCTGTATGGCCCCGCGTCCACCCTGCTTGGCATTCAAGAGGCCGCCCATGACGCGGGCTATGCCGTCAGCATCGCCAGCTTGCGGTCGATGAAGCGAGCCTCCCTCTTCGAGGCCGTGCAGCGCCTGCGGGGGCAAGGCGTCGAGGGCGTCGTGATCATCGCTCCGCAGAAGTCGGCCGTGGAGGCCCTGCGGCGGTTGCCCCCGGGCGTGCCGATGGTGGCGGTCGAAGGCGGCCCTGATCATTCGGTGCCCGTGGTCGCCGTCGATCAGTTTGGTGGCGCCATGGCGGCCACGCGGCACCTGCTCGAGCTGGGTCACCGGGCGATCTGGCACATCGCGGGTCCTGCGGACTGGCTCGAGGCCGAGCAGCGGGCCGATGGCTGGCGTTCGGCGTTGAAGGACGCGGGCATCCGGCCTCCCACGCTGCTTCGCGGTGACTGGAGCGCTCGCTCTGGTTACGAGCTCGGGCGTCAGCTCCTCCAGAAGCCCGAGGTGACGGCCGTGTTCGTAGCCAATGACCAGATGGCCCTGGGGCTCCTGCGCCGACTCCATGAGGCGGGCCGCGAGGCCCCGCGCCAGCTCAGCATCGTCGGTTTCGATGACATTCCCGAGGCCGCCTACTTCACGCCGCCGCTCACGACCATTCGTCAGGACTTCGCCGAAGTGGGACGAAGGTGTCTCCATCTCCTCCTGGGTCAGCTCGAGAGCCCCGCTCGGCCGTGGGAGCACGTGGAGGTACCGGCCCAGTTCGTTCTGCGCGAGAGCACGGCCGCCCTGCGCTCACGCTGA
- a CDS encoding iron-containing alcohol dehydrogenase yields MPRSSLQELLARLGPDGTLACTCGKRHRISVKQVLVSKEALRESAGLLQRLHGHSPRVWVLSDEHTEAAAADRWKTAVNAGRLDARILPGEPKPVPTLALVNELSNEVRALAPELLVGVGSGVISDLVKKVSLDTGIPNWSIATAPSVDAYSSRTAAIRIEGYHQAVPAQPSEVIVCDLEVIQRAPRPLYLAGLGDLLAKYLANLDWNLAREVTNEPFCETIAELSLGAAREALSAARDGQGGALTAIRSLTEAALVSGFAMQALGSSRPAASAEHTIAHFWEMAHAVASPEQDLHGLLVGAACKLVLPGYTAWYHSLAGLELNQEDRLAALERERPWNERLETEMTPFKHKISEEMRGRTLDRAAFAQRLEAFSQSRGRILALASPLLEELSSAIDVLAGIGFPFQLDALGIDRPYRLLPVRNVRLLRNRYTTFDLAHELGREDVLMGAITRASEP; encoded by the coding sequence ATGCCCCGCTCCTCTCTCCAGGAACTCCTCGCCCGTCTGGGTCCGGATGGCACGCTTGCCTGCACTTGCGGAAAGCGCCACCGCATCTCGGTGAAGCAGGTCCTTGTGAGCAAGGAAGCCCTGCGCGAGTCGGCCGGTCTTCTCCAACGGTTGCATGGGCACAGCCCCAGGGTCTGGGTCTTGAGCGACGAGCACACCGAAGCCGCGGCGGCGGACCGGTGGAAAACCGCCGTGAACGCGGGACGATTGGACGCGCGAATCCTTCCAGGAGAGCCGAAGCCCGTCCCGACGCTGGCGCTGGTGAATGAACTCTCCAACGAGGTGAGGGCGCTCGCGCCGGAGCTGCTGGTAGGCGTGGGCAGTGGCGTCATCAGCGATCTGGTGAAGAAAGTGTCCTTGGACACAGGAATCCCCAACTGGAGCATCGCCACCGCTCCCTCGGTGGATGCCTACAGCTCCCGGACGGCGGCGATCCGCATCGAGGGGTACCATCAGGCCGTTCCCGCCCAGCCTTCCGAGGTCATCGTGTGCGACCTGGAGGTCATCCAGCGAGCCCCCCGTCCGCTGTACCTCGCGGGCCTCGGTGACCTGCTGGCCAAGTACCTGGCCAACCTCGACTGGAACCTTGCCCGGGAGGTGACGAACGAACCCTTCTGCGAAACCATCGCCGAGCTGTCCCTCGGAGCGGCCCGTGAGGCCCTCTCGGCCGCGCGTGACGGACAGGGCGGCGCTCTCACGGCGATCCGCTCCCTCACCGAGGCGGCGCTCGTCTCGGGATTCGCGATGCAGGCCCTGGGCAGCTCGCGCCCGGCGGCTTCCGCCGAGCACACCATCGCCCACTTCTGGGAGATGGCGCACGCCGTGGCGTCCCCGGAGCAAGACCTGCACGGCCTCCTGGTGGGCGCCGCATGCAAGCTCGTCCTTCCCGGTTATACCGCTTGGTACCACTCACTGGCGGGGCTGGAGCTGAACCAAGAGGACAGACTCGCGGCGCTGGAGCGCGAGCGGCCCTGGAACGAGCGGCTGGAGACGGAAATGACCCCGTTCAAGCACAAGATCTCGGAGGAGATGCGGGGCCGGACGCTCGATCGCGCGGCGTTCGCCCAGCGTCTGGAAGCGTTTTCCCAGTCCAGGGGGCGCATTCTGGCGCTTGCGAGCCCCTTGCTGGAGGAACTCTCCAGCGCGATCGACGTGCTGGCGGGAATTGGCTTTCCCTTCCAGCTCGACGCACTGGGCATCGACAGGCCCTACCGCCTGCTGCCCGTGCGCAACGTCCGGCTGTTGCGCAACCGCTACACGACGTTCGACCTCGCACACGAGCTGGGCCGGGAGGACGTGCTCATGGGCGCGATCACCCGCGCCTCGGAGCCATAG
- a CDS encoding GIY-YIG nuclease family protein, which produces MSSDDSTRPPRGQSRRSELKQAYKEKPPAMGVFAIRNRANGKVLVGSSLNLPGALNRARFELSTGIHRLYPALQEDWGRHGADSFSFEELDVLAPPEEPGVDLKEELRVLEALWLERLQPYGEAGYNTPPA; this is translated from the coding sequence ATGTCCTCGGATGATTCCACTCGTCCTCCGCGCGGCCAGTCCCGGCGCTCGGAGTTGAAGCAGGCCTATAAGGAGAAGCCTCCCGCCATGGGGGTGTTCGCCATTCGCAATCGCGCCAATGGGAAGGTGTTGGTGGGCTCGAGCCTCAACCTGCCAGGGGCGCTCAACCGGGCCCGCTTCGAGCTGTCCACCGGTATCCACCGCCTGTACCCCGCGCTGCAGGAAGACTGGGGCCGCCATGGGGCCGACAGCTTTTCCTTCGAGGAGCTCGACGTCCTGGCGCCCCCGGAGGAGCCCGGCGTGGACTTGAAGGAAGAGCTGCGGGTGCTGGAAGCGCTCTGGCTCGAGCGCCTCCAGCCCTACGGTGAGGCGGGCTACAACACCCCGCCTGCGTGA
- a CDS encoding NADH:flavin oxidoreductase/NADH oxidase: MSLSSLLFSPLSLRGVTLRNRIAVSPMCQYSYEDGFSNDWQFVHLGSRAVGGAGLVIVEATAVVPEGRISPQDLGLWKDEHIAPLARLARFVSEQGSVPGIQIAHAGRKASTAAPWNGDGAVSPANGGWKPVGPTAEPFSDTYPVPQALDKAGIDRVLRAFVDTAVRAHTAGFRLLELHAAHGYLFHEFLSPLVNKRTDEYGGTFENRVRIVREAARAVRAKWPEELPLIARISATDWVEGGWTEEDSVALARLLKEDGVDLIDCSSGGAVGYAKIPVGPGYQTSLAERVRRDAGIPTGTVGMITSSFQAEHILRTGQADLIILARELLRDPYWPLHAAKELGANVQWPKQYERAKR, encoded by the coding sequence ATGAGCCTGAGCAGCCTCCTCTTCTCGCCCCTGTCCTTGCGCGGCGTCACCTTGCGCAACCGCATCGCCGTCTCCCCCATGTGCCAGTACTCGTATGAGGACGGCTTCTCCAATGACTGGCAGTTCGTGCACCTCGGCAGCCGGGCCGTGGGAGGCGCGGGCCTGGTCATCGTCGAGGCCACCGCCGTTGTCCCCGAGGGGCGCATCTCGCCGCAGGACCTGGGCCTGTGGAAGGACGAGCACATTGCGCCGCTGGCGCGCCTGGCGCGCTTCGTCTCCGAGCAGGGCTCGGTGCCCGGCATCCAGATTGCCCACGCGGGCCGCAAGGCCTCCACCGCGGCACCTTGGAACGGCGATGGCGCGGTGAGCCCCGCGAACGGTGGCTGGAAGCCCGTCGGCCCCACGGCGGAGCCGTTCTCGGACACCTATCCGGTGCCTCAGGCACTCGACAAAGCCGGCATCGATCGGGTGCTCCGCGCCTTCGTGGACACGGCGGTGCGCGCCCACACGGCGGGCTTCCGCCTCCTCGAGCTGCACGCGGCCCACGGCTACCTGTTCCACGAGTTCCTCTCACCGCTCGTCAACAAGCGCACCGATGAGTACGGCGGCACGTTCGAGAACCGCGTCCGCATCGTGCGGGAAGCCGCGCGGGCGGTGCGGGCCAAGTGGCCCGAGGAACTGCCACTCATCGCCCGCATCTCCGCCACGGACTGGGTGGAGGGAGGCTGGACGGAGGAGGACTCCGTGGCCCTGGCGCGGCTTCTCAAGGAGGACGGCGTGGACCTGATCGACTGCTCCTCGGGCGGCGCGGTGGGTTACGCGAAGATTCCCGTCGGCCCGGGCTACCAGACGTCGCTGGCCGAGCGTGTCCGCCGCGATGCAGGCATTCCCACCGGCACCGTGGGGATGATCACCTCCTCCTTCCAGGCAGAGCACATCCTGCGCACGGGACAGGCGGACCTCATCATCCTCGCGCGCGAGCTGCTGCGCGACCCGTACTGGCCCCTGCACGCCGCCAAGGAGCTGGGCGCCAACGTGCAGTGGCCGAAGCAGTACGAGCGCGCGAAGCGGTAA
- a CDS encoding serine/threonine protein kinase, which yields MNVPHPIPELDPLSLPIGSVVDGWRITGWHGRGAYGTVYRAERENGEPGPVALKLALHAGDARFEREGALLSRIHSPHVPTLHGQGLWHHRCGAFPYVVMQWIEGVPLYTWAAHSALTSRQTLRLLAQAARALAETHATGGVHRDVKGDNILVRPDGHLFLTDFGAGNFRGALSLTWHVLPPGTPAYRSPEAWGFQRIFWQHPTAHYEASPCDDLFALGITAYRLVTGAYPPPTQPGEGGAEVWRPDGPGPRPPRDRNPAVCQELNALIQKLCAVCPMERFRGSASEAFKALEWAAERAGPPADAPLFGEAPAPYSVQDLSAPPPPKKELMAQRALAWGVVFTGVLLGMVLTPFALSWLRAQQTQERDDEALDGGATALGNGGLSISGYTAEPHPGIGLPMPERPFPGQRKPPCDRKGESEIRGGCWYPIKNTEPPCGEDAVDWQGGCFVPSLPRKREPTSGEP from the coding sequence ATGAACGTGCCTCACCCCATACCGGAGCTCGATCCGCTCTCCTTGCCCATCGGGAGTGTGGTGGACGGGTGGCGCATCACCGGCTGGCATGGCCGGGGCGCCTACGGGACCGTGTACCGCGCCGAGCGTGAGAACGGAGAGCCGGGCCCCGTCGCGCTCAAGCTGGCCCTGCACGCGGGAGATGCGCGTTTCGAGCGGGAGGGAGCCCTGCTGTCACGCATCCACTCGCCCCACGTCCCCACGCTGCACGGGCAGGGGCTCTGGCACCACCGCTGCGGCGCCTTCCCTTATGTGGTGATGCAGTGGATCGAGGGCGTGCCCCTGTACACGTGGGCCGCCCACTCCGCCCTCACCTCGCGCCAGACCCTGCGGCTGCTGGCACAGGCGGCCCGGGCGCTGGCCGAGACCCACGCGACCGGGGGCGTGCACCGGGATGTCAAAGGGGACAACATCCTCGTCCGGCCCGATGGCCATCTCTTCCTCACCGATTTTGGCGCGGGGAACTTTCGCGGGGCGCTGAGCCTGACCTGGCACGTCTTGCCTCCGGGAACGCCCGCCTACCGCAGCCCCGAGGCCTGGGGCTTTCAGCGCATCTTCTGGCAGCACCCCACCGCGCACTACGAAGCAAGCCCCTGCGATGACCTCTTCGCCCTGGGCATCACGGCCTACCGGCTGGTGACCGGCGCGTACCCGCCACCGACCCAGCCCGGCGAGGGGGGCGCTGAAGTCTGGAGACCCGATGGACCTGGCCCCCGTCCCCCTCGCGACCGGAACCCGGCCGTGTGCCAGGAGCTGAACGCACTCATCCAGAAGCTGTGCGCGGTCTGCCCGATGGAGCGCTTCCGGGGCAGCGCCAGCGAAGCGTTCAAGGCGTTGGAGTGGGCCGCGGAGCGAGCCGGCCCACCGGCGGATGCGCCACTCTTTGGAGAAGCCCCCGCCCCCTATTCAGTCCAGGACCTCAGCGCCCCGCCGCCCCCGAAGAAAGAACTGATGGCCCAGCGGGCCCTGGCCTGGGGGGTGGTGTTCACCGGGGTGCTCTTGGGGATGGTGCTGACCCCCTTCGCCCTCTCCTGGCTGCGCGCACAACAGACCCAAGAGCGGGACGACGAGGCCCTGGATGGCGGGGCCACGGCCCTCGGCAATGGCGGCCTGAGTATCTCCGGGTATACGGCCGAGCCCCATCCGGGGATAGGGCTGCCCATGCCCGAGCGGCCTTTTCCAGGTCAACGAAAGCCACCGTGCGACCGGAAAGGCGAGTCGGAGATTCGAGGCGGATGTTGGTATCCCATCAAGAACACCGAGCCTCCCTGCGGTGAAGACGCGGTCGACTGGCAAGGGGGTTGCTTTGTCCCCTCTCTTCCCAGGAAGCGTGAGCCCACCTCGGGTGAGCCATAA